One region of Vallitalea okinawensis genomic DNA includes:
- a CDS encoding sensor histidine kinase: MTLTIKHKLLLSLISISIIPIIIVGLIFNIQSRKDIMSKISLFASKTVIETANHLANHFENIEATLDGVMVLDEVQNNLYQYETYGELERITISTAIEDIIFNNYVMGNYMNYFEILTDDNVYFFNYGYKILDKSHYPYVRQKAYEYGGKSYFDANSEQDAIIITRAINKGFTLQPMGYMIMSIQEEFFSEVYEGLINIDQGIKAMILDGEGWIISSNQYDLRGQIDSQSMILHNMKTEEDAYFSIELEDEWYVATYAPIDKTDYYLVCLIPYSYLNEETYQLDRLFIIVVISCIAIAFVLALILTKAIFRPLNQLVDVMKHAEQGDLSIQLDYHKKDEIGYLTENFNRMLKRIQHLIIQLEEEEKEKREAELNMLQAQINPHFLFNVLNSLKFTAMMSQSYSVSDGIDALASLLRDTINDKNEFITLRKEIENIQHYIVIQRIRYGESFQLHHELTEEILSCCIPKLLLQPIVENSIIHGFEDIDYTGIITINGRLEDGTIILDILDNGRGLSKASLKKIKSVHYKSKNQLSSIGLHNVEQRIKLHYGQQYGINIDSNKNGTKVSIKIPYHV, translated from the coding sequence ATGACCTTAACGATTAAACATAAATTATTACTATCTCTTATTAGCATATCGATTATACCCATAATCATAGTTGGTCTTATTTTTAATATTCAAAGCAGAAAAGATATTATGTCTAAAATAAGTTTATTTGCAAGTAAGACAGTGATAGAAACAGCCAATCATTTAGCCAATCACTTTGAGAATATAGAAGCCACCCTTGATGGTGTCATGGTTCTGGATGAGGTTCAAAATAATCTCTATCAATACGAAACATACGGTGAGTTGGAGCGTATTACCATTTCTACAGCTATTGAAGATATTATTTTCAATAATTATGTCATGGGAAATTATATGAACTATTTTGAAATACTAACCGATGACAATGTTTACTTCTTTAATTATGGCTATAAAATCTTGGACAAATCTCATTATCCTTATGTTCGTCAGAAGGCTTATGAATATGGAGGAAAATCTTATTTTGATGCCAATAGTGAACAAGATGCAATTATTATAACACGAGCCATTAACAAGGGGTTTACTTTGCAACCTATGGGCTACATGATCATGTCCATTCAAGAGGAGTTTTTCTCAGAAGTCTATGAAGGTTTGATCAATATTGATCAGGGGATAAAAGCCATGATTCTTGATGGTGAAGGTTGGATTATCAGTAGTAATCAGTATGATCTAAGAGGTCAGATAGACAGCCAGTCCATGATATTACATAACATGAAGACAGAAGAGGATGCTTATTTTTCAATTGAACTGGAGGATGAATGGTATGTTGCAACCTATGCACCAATCGATAAAACAGATTATTATCTCGTATGTCTAATACCCTATTCTTATTTAAATGAAGAGACCTATCAATTAGATCGATTATTTATTATAGTGGTTATAAGTTGTATTGCGATAGCTTTTGTCCTAGCTCTTATATTGACCAAGGCAATCTTTAGACCTCTTAATCAATTAGTGGATGTCATGAAACATGCTGAACAAGGGGATTTATCCATCCAATTAGATTATCATAAAAAGGATGAGATTGGTTATCTTACTGAAAACTTTAACCGTATGCTAAAACGTATTCAGCATCTCATCATTCAATTGGAAGAGGAAGAAAAAGAAAAGAGAGAAGCTGAACTCAATATGCTTCAGGCCCAAATTAACCCTCATTTCTTGTTCAATGTACTAAACTCATTGAAGTTTACTGCCATGATGAGTCAATCCTATAGTGTATCCGATGGTATTGATGCTTTGGCCAGTTTGTTACGTGATACCATCAACGATAAAAATGAGTTCATTACTCTTAGAAAAGAAATAGAGAATATCCAGCATTATATTGTTATACAACGGATTCGATATGGTGAGAGTTTTCAGTTACACCATGAGCTGACAGAAGAAATATTATCATGTTGCATACCCAAGTTGTTGCTACAACCCATTGTAGAAAACTCTATCATTCATGGTTTTGAAGACATTGACTATACTGGTATAATTACAATTAATGGGCGATTAGAGGACGGAACTATAATCTTGGATATTTTGGATAATGGTAGAGGTCTGAGTAAAGCAAGTCTAAAGAAGATTAAAAGTGTTCATTACAAATCAAAGAATCAACTATCCAGTATTGGACTCCATAATGTAGAGCAACGTATCAAGCTGCATTATGGACAACAATATGGAATCAATATAGACAGTAACAAAAACGGAACAAAAGTATCAATCAAAATACCTTATCATGTATAG
- a CDS encoding carbohydrate ABC transporter permease, with protein MKKKEETRWSMSKLLIRIILVINTIVVIFPLIWTILTSFKTSTEFYENPWKLPGSLNLINYINAIEKANMGDYFFNSIFVTVLGLLICITMSIGSAYVLTRYEFKFRSLFKQIYLIGLFLPPILGIVPLFMILQQMNLYDTRIGLSMVYAFTAFPYTIFILSGFFGSIPKEFEEAAIVDGCSYYGILWRIMVPMAKPAIITITIFNFMGFWNEYGYSLTYIASESKRTLPIGLINLMEVQRYSTDWGALFAGLVIVMLPTIIVYALLQKRITSGLTIGGLKG; from the coding sequence ATGAAGAAGAAAGAAGAAACAAGATGGAGTATGAGTAAGTTATTGATTCGTATAATCTTGGTCATCAATACAATAGTTGTTATATTCCCTCTTATATGGACCATCTTGACGTCCTTTAAAACAAGTACTGAGTTTTACGAAAATCCATGGAAATTACCAGGTAGTCTTAACTTAATCAATTATATAAACGCTATTGAGAAAGCCAATATGGGGGATTATTTCTTTAATTCTATCTTTGTAACAGTTTTAGGACTATTGATTTGCATTACTATGAGTATAGGTTCAGCCTATGTTCTCACCCGTTATGAGTTCAAATTCCGATCTTTATTTAAGCAAATATATCTGATTGGTTTATTTTTGCCACCGATTCTTGGTATCGTGCCATTGTTCATGATTCTTCAACAAATGAATCTTTATGATACACGTATCGGTCTGAGTATGGTATATGCTTTTACTGCATTCCCCTATACCATATTTATTTTATCAGGTTTCTTTGGTAGTATACCTAAAGAATTTGAAGAAGCAGCCATCGTAGACGGATGTTCTTATTACGGTATTTTATGGCGTATCATGGTACCTATGGCTAAACCTGCTATTATTACAATTACCATATTTAACTTCATGGGTTTCTGGAACGAATACGGCTATTCCTTAACCTATATTGCTTCCGAGTCAAAAAGAACATTACCTATTGGATTAATTAATCTTATGGAGGTCCAACGATATTCAACTGACTGGGGTGCTCTCTTTGCAGGTCTCGTTATAGTCATGCTACCAACGATTATTGTTTATGCTTTACTTCAAAAGCGTATTACATCAGGATTGACAATAGGAGGACTTAAAGGATAG
- a CDS encoding carbohydrate ABC transporter permease, giving the protein MKSKKRSLFISLCVLPTFICYMIFGFYPCVRSIIMAFYRWSGISGQAEFIGFNNFVTLINDAKVWGALGNNLFLLAVVPLMTMTLALLFAFSITKMKFKEKGFYRVVFFFPNVLSLVVISILFMFIYHPSLGILNSFLEFVGLENLTRVWLGDANTVLWSLAITMVWQAVGYYMVLYMASMEGVPTYLYEAAIIDGASQWQQFRNITFPLIWEVVRVTIIFNILGVFNGSFAYVNIMTKGGPDDASNILSVYMYKQAFANGNFGYAMCVGILVLVISLLLAYIANRLTKKEVVQY; this is encoded by the coding sequence ATGAAATCAAAAAAGAGAAGTTTATTTATCTCATTATGTGTCTTACCCACATTTATTTGCTACATGATATTTGGGTTTTATCCATGTGTAAGGTCCATAATCATGGCTTTTTATAGGTGGAGCGGTATTTCTGGTCAAGCAGAGTTTATAGGTTTTAATAATTTTGTTACTCTGATCAATGATGCAAAAGTATGGGGAGCTTTAGGGAATAACTTGTTTTTATTAGCAGTTGTACCACTTATGACGATGACCTTAGCTTTACTTTTTGCTTTTAGCATAACTAAAATGAAGTTTAAGGAAAAGGGATTCTATAGAGTTGTCTTTTTCTTCCCTAATGTACTATCTCTGGTTGTCATTTCTATTCTTTTTATGTTTATTTATCATCCTAGCTTAGGTATTCTCAACTCCTTTTTGGAATTTGTGGGATTAGAAAATCTTACTCGAGTATGGCTGGGAGATGCGAATACAGTTCTATGGTCATTAGCAATCACCATGGTATGGCAAGCAGTTGGGTATTATATGGTTCTCTATATGGCATCCATGGAAGGGGTACCTACTTATCTCTATGAAGCAGCCATCATTGACGGAGCAAGTCAGTGGCAGCAGTTTAGAAACATAACCTTTCCTCTAATTTGGGAAGTGGTACGTGTTACTATCATATTTAATATTCTTGGTGTGTTTAACGGAAGTTTTGCTTATGTCAACATAATGACAAAGGGAGGACCTGATGATGCCTCCAACATTTTATCTGTCTATATGTATAAGCAAGCATTTGCTAATGGTAACTTTGGTTATGCTATGTGTGTAGGTATTCTTGTTCTAGTAATCTCTTTACTTCTAGCCTACATTGCCAATCGTTTGACTAAAAAAGAGGTTGTACAATACTAG
- a CDS encoding carbohydrate ABC transporter substrate-binding protein has translation MEVRRILTLLLALILVFSTLAGCSNEVKENTDTNKTVEEKGASNDQKGEPEEKQVLDVAAFEGGYGRGYWDAVIEQFEEDHPNVEVELTISPKIVDIIRPRLVAGDPPDYIYAGELDTLMLGDGALLPLNDVFESESLDGDGVLLKDKIIPGFLDYCSPLDDGNIYFAPVNMSVLGLFYNKGLFDEKGWEEPQTWDEFFAFAEKAEETDRALFTYQGIYPVYNEFILGSMLASGAGKEEVDKILNYAEDAWEDPKVKEVLDVYGKIASENLLLEGTVAMNHTQAQTAFLQGQALFIPSGTWMENEMKDVTPEEGFKYGFIPAPRLNAEDKPYVNSGFERHYIPKNAKNIEMAKEFMKYQYKAENIALKAELTTAVMPVVGGVELAKEYISEAMYNCYSVFDKYDAQALNFDWKVVPYVEVKVQEEFWNAINSLMNGDIDVDGWLERVKEANASVRKTMLEQ, from the coding sequence ATGGAAGTAAGAAGAATATTAACATTACTATTAGCTTTAATCTTAGTTTTTAGTACGTTAGCAGGATGTAGCAATGAGGTTAAGGAAAATACAGATACAAATAAAACAGTAGAAGAAAAAGGGGCTTCTAATGATCAGAAAGGCGAGCCTGAAGAAAAACAAGTTTTAGATGTAGCAGCTTTTGAAGGTGGATACGGAAGAGGGTATTGGGATGCAGTTATTGAGCAATTTGAAGAAGATCACCCCAATGTCGAAGTTGAGTTAACTATTAGCCCAAAGATTGTTGATATAATAAGACCACGCCTTGTAGCTGGTGACCCACCTGATTATATTTATGCTGGAGAACTGGATACACTTATGTTAGGTGACGGGGCTTTATTACCCCTTAACGATGTTTTTGAATCAGAATCTCTTGATGGGGATGGTGTTCTTCTAAAGGATAAAATAATACCTGGATTCTTGGATTACTGTAGTCCATTAGATGATGGCAACATTTACTTTGCACCTGTGAATATGTCTGTTCTTGGTTTATTTTATAACAAGGGATTATTCGATGAAAAAGGTTGGGAAGAACCACAGACATGGGATGAGTTCTTTGCCTTTGCTGAGAAAGCAGAAGAAACAGATCGTGCTTTATTCACTTATCAGGGCATTTACCCAGTATACAATGAATTTATCCTAGGTTCTATGTTGGCATCAGGTGCTGGTAAAGAAGAAGTTGATAAAATTCTCAATTACGCAGAAGATGCATGGGAAGATCCAAAGGTAAAAGAAGTGTTAGATGTCTATGGCAAGATAGCTAGTGAAAATCTTTTACTAGAGGGTACAGTAGCTATGAATCATACTCAGGCACAAACTGCCTTCTTACAAGGTCAAGCACTTTTTATCCCTAGTGGAACATGGATGGAAAATGAAATGAAAGATGTAACCCCAGAAGAAGGGTTTAAATATGGCTTTATACCTGCACCCAGGTTAAATGCAGAAGACAAACCTTATGTCAATTCTGGGTTTGAAAGACATTACATACCTAAGAATGCTAAAAACATTGAAATGGCAAAAGAATTCATGAAGTATCAATATAAAGCAGAAAACATTGCACTTAAGGCTGAACTAACAACTGCTGTCATGCCAGTTGTAGGTGGTGTAGAGCTAGCAAAAGAATATATATCAGAAGCTATGTATAACTGTTATTCCGTCTTTGATAAATATGACGCACAGGCACTTAACTTTGATTGGAAGGTAGTACCTTATGTAGAGGTAAAAGTTCAAGAAGAGTTCTGGAACGCTATTAATAGTTTAATGAATGGTGATATTGATGTAGACGGTTGGTTAGAACGTGTAAAAGAGGCTAATGCAAGTGTACGTAAAACCATGTTAGAACAATAA